The following proteins are encoded in a genomic region of Necator americanus strain Aroian chromosome II, whole genome shotgun sequence:
- a CDS encoding hypothetical protein (NECATOR_CHRII.G4953.T3), producing MVFFTGFVKQMNVQDYSNWTWFPYGGMARARALNLQIRTNQSSSAWQQYHTKMRGETFYCIDEYCTSMDLVTVKDDCQSETALSQPTTEDYEEIRELRSSKLDGKDLPQELCMYKRPIHSSEINGCVIVDTCAVVGDPELIETSATNKIFVMVPFPVLKELDKLHKHSRSPGLRKRAQFAMQCLRKWVSNPYVFMESSSESQEKVSGFVAAPNDNDDLILKCAYRIQTGLPETCPLVNRIYFVTNDSNLSLKATAHGVLNFTTQDYFTSLRRLGLLRTTCAEEEPMEVDPIPQSVSSKHLNVKSSGKSDTKRNQLYSEDLMSRPINLQIHKRSSRKKRKPKKHDDYLQSRGVEKKTRCEPSYAKNHDATAGSTNEGGEIRGNYVAESVSNITERKDSRRTYRDSSYLSVQSGFHRPTAPQRRYSTERSLSTTPRCFKSLSEPVANTQQFRTERFHMDREIPRSKYQDGQCRGYPKRYEHYESRSIRTPTERMGRLSIVNQPYQGVAVVRAQNSRKQTSAARDVSNSFISTPEYVLKKFLSIWNGLTEKFVDKIERGLSSEKVRADIRGLWKCAARLCEKTDLDSFKELVELSTSLYYFITSDPAYQDLKFAPPALSSGLQMMMNKSSAAAVELVESITRFLNDPRVRQ from the exons ATGGTGTTTTTCACTGGATTCGTCAAGCAGATGAATGTGCAAGATTATTCGAACTGGACTTG GTTTCCTTATGGTGGAATG GCTCGAGCACGTGCACTAAATCTTCAGATACG GACTAATCAATCATCGAGTGCCTGGCAACAGTATCATACTAAAATGCGTGGTGAAACATTCTACTGTATCGACGAGTACTG TACCAGCATGGATCTGGTAACCGTTAAAGATGACTGTCAATCGGAAACAGCTTTGTCGCAACCAACTACAGAAGATTACGAAGAGATTCGCGAGCTCCGTTCATCAAAACTTGATGGAAAGGACCTACCTCAG GAGCTGTGCATGTATAAAAGACCTATTCATTCATCCGAAATCAATGGCTGCGTCATAGTGGATACGTGTGCCGTTGTGGGAGATCCAGAACTTATCGAAACCAGTGCTACAA ataaaatttttgttatgGTTCCTTTCCCCGTGTTAAAAGAACTGGATAAACTGCACAAACACAGTAGGAGTCCTGGTCTAAGGAAG AGAGCTCAGTTTGCAATGCAATGCTTGAGGAAGTGGGTTTCGAATCCATACGTTTTTATGGAGTCTTCATCTGAG TCACAAGAGAAAGTCAGTGGTTTTGTGGCTGCACCCAATGATAACGACGATCTTATTTTGAAGTGCGCGTATCGTATCCAAACGGGAC TGCCGGAAACTTGCCCTCTGGTGAACCGAATTTATTTTGTCACCAATGACTCCAATCTTTCCTTGAAAGCGACCGCTCACGGTGTCTTAAACTTCACAACCCAA GACTACTTCACTTCACTCCGGAGGTTAGGGCTCCTCCGTACAACCTGTGCTGAAGAAGAGCCAATGGAGGTTGATCCGATACCCCAATCGGTATCGTCTAAACACCTTAA TGTTAAATCAAGTGGCAAAAGCGATACCAAGAGGAACCAACTTTATTCCGAAGATCTAATGAGCAGACCGATAAACCTCCAAATCCATAAGCGAAGTAGTCGTAAGAAACGAAAGCCGAAGAAACATGACGATTATCTTCAGAGCCGTggagtagaaaagaaaactcgcTGTGAACCATCATATGCCAAAAATCACGATGCTACTGCTGGTTCAACGAATGAGGGTGGTGAAATTCGTGGTAATTATGTGGCTGAATCTGTCTCCAATATCACAGAAAG GAAAGATAGTAGGAGAACTTATCGCGATTCTTCTTATCTCAGTGTGCAATCTGGCTTCCATCGACCGACAGCACCGCAACGACGTTACTCTACCGAAAGGTCCTTGAGTACTACACCGCGCTGTTTTAAGAGTTTGTCGGAACCTGTTGCAAACACGCAACAATTCCGTACCGAAAG ATTCCACATGGATCGAGAAATTCCACGATCTAAGTATCAAGATGGACAGTGTCGAGGATATCCGAAGCGATACGAACATTATGAAAGTAGGAGCATTCGTACGCCTACCGAGAGGATGGGAAGGTTGTCCATCGTGAACCAGCCATACCAAGGTGTTGCAGTTGTGAG AGCCCAGAACTCACGCAAACAGACTAGCGCTGCTCGAGACGTTTCGAACTCATTTATTTCAACTCCTGAGTATGtactaaagaaatttttgagcatCTGGAATGGGCTAACTGAGAAATTTGTTGACAA GATTGAACGAGGTCTTTCCTCGGAGAAGGTTCGAGCAGATATCAGAGGTTTGTGGAAGTGTGCGGCTAG GTTATGCGAAAAAACGGACCTGGACAGCTTCAAAGAACTCGTCGAGCTGTCAACATCTCTGTATTACTTCATAACGTCTGATCCAGCTTATCAAGATTTG AAGTTTGCGCCGCCAGCTTTGTCAAGTGGTCTTCAGATGATGATGAACAAAAGCTCAGCCGCAGCTGTTGAACTTGTAGAGTCGATTACACGCTTTTTAAATGATCCGCGAGT GCGTCAATGA
- a CDS encoding hypothetical protein (NECATOR_CHRII.G4953.T2) produces the protein MVFFTGFVKQMNVQDYSNWTWFPYGGMARARALNLQIRTNQSSSAWQQYHTKMRGETFYCIDEYCTSMDLVTVKDDCQSETALSQPTTEDYEEIRELRSSKLDGKDLPQELCMYKRPIHSSEINGCVIVDTCAVVGDPELIETSATNKIFVMVPFPVLKELDKLHKHSRSPGLRKRAQFAMQCLRKWVSNPYVFMESSSESQEKVSGFVAAPNDNDDLILKCAYRIQTGLPETCPLVNRIYFVTNDSNLSLKATAHGVLNFTTQDYFTSLRRLGLLRTTCAEEEPMEVDPIPQSVSSKHLNVKSSGKSDTKRNQLYSEDLMSRPINLQIHKRSSRKKRKPKKHDDYLQSRGVEKKTRCEPSYAKNHDATAGSTNEGGEIRGNYVAESVSNITERKDSRRTYRDSSYLSVQSGFHRPTAPQRRYSTERSLSTTPRCFKSLSEPVANTQQFRTERFHMDREIPRSKYQDGQCRGYPKRYEHYESRSIRTPTERMGRLSIVNQPYQGVAVVRAQNSRKQTSAARDVSNSFISTPEYVLKKFLSIWNGLTEKFVDKIERGLSSEKVRADIRGLWKCAARLCEKTDLDSFKELVELSTSLYYFITSDPAYQDLKFAPPALSSGLQMMMNKSSAAAVELVESITRFLNDPRVFCVASFLSLLRFFSFNISSAVTMLFSQRLHLLSSLPTPTYSACLAL, from the exons ATGGTGTTTTTCACTGGATTCGTCAAGCAGATGAATGTGCAAGATTATTCGAACTGGACTTG GTTTCCTTATGGTGGAATG GCTCGAGCACGTGCACTAAATCTTCAGATACG GACTAATCAATCATCGAGTGCCTGGCAACAGTATCATACTAAAATGCGTGGTGAAACATTCTACTGTATCGACGAGTACTG TACCAGCATGGATCTGGTAACCGTTAAAGATGACTGTCAATCGGAAACAGCTTTGTCGCAACCAACTACAGAAGATTACGAAGAGATTCGCGAGCTCCGTTCATCAAAACTTGATGGAAAGGACCTACCTCAG GAGCTGTGCATGTATAAAAGACCTATTCATTCATCCGAAATCAATGGCTGCGTCATAGTGGATACGTGTGCCGTTGTGGGAGATCCAGAACTTATCGAAACCAGTGCTACAA ataaaatttttgttatgGTTCCTTTCCCCGTGTTAAAAGAACTGGATAAACTGCACAAACACAGTAGGAGTCCTGGTCTAAGGAAG AGAGCTCAGTTTGCAATGCAATGCTTGAGGAAGTGGGTTTCGAATCCATACGTTTTTATGGAGTCTTCATCTGAG TCACAAGAGAAAGTCAGTGGTTTTGTGGCTGCACCCAATGATAACGACGATCTTATTTTGAAGTGCGCGTATCGTATCCAAACGGGAC TGCCGGAAACTTGCCCTCTGGTGAACCGAATTTATTTTGTCACCAATGACTCCAATCTTTCCTTGAAAGCGACCGCTCACGGTGTCTTAAACTTCACAACCCAA GACTACTTCACTTCACTCCGGAGGTTAGGGCTCCTCCGTACAACCTGTGCTGAAGAAGAGCCAATGGAGGTTGATCCGATACCCCAATCGGTATCGTCTAAACACCTTAA TGTTAAATCAAGTGGCAAAAGCGATACCAAGAGGAACCAACTTTATTCCGAAGATCTAATGAGCAGACCGATAAACCTCCAAATCCATAAGCGAAGTAGTCGTAAGAAACGAAAGCCGAAGAAACATGACGATTATCTTCAGAGCCGTggagtagaaaagaaaactcgcTGTGAACCATCATATGCCAAAAATCACGATGCTACTGCTGGTTCAACGAATGAGGGTGGTGAAATTCGTGGTAATTATGTGGCTGAATCTGTCTCCAATATCACAGAAAG GAAAGATAGTAGGAGAACTTATCGCGATTCTTCTTATCTCAGTGTGCAATCTGGCTTCCATCGACCGACAGCACCGCAACGACGTTACTCTACCGAAAGGTCCTTGAGTACTACACCGCGCTGTTTTAAGAGTTTGTCGGAACCTGTTGCAAACACGCAACAATTCCGTACCGAAAG ATTCCACATGGATCGAGAAATTCCACGATCTAAGTATCAAGATGGACAGTGTCGAGGATATCCGAAGCGATACGAACATTATGAAAGTAGGAGCATTCGTACGCCTACCGAGAGGATGGGAAGGTTGTCCATCGTGAACCAGCCATACCAAGGTGTTGCAGTTGTGAG AGCCCAGAACTCACGCAAACAGACTAGCGCTGCTCGAGACGTTTCGAACTCATTTATTTCAACTCCTGAGTATGtactaaagaaatttttgagcatCTGGAATGGGCTAACTGAGAAATTTGTTGACAA GATTGAACGAGGTCTTTCCTCGGAGAAGGTTCGAGCAGATATCAGAGGTTTGTGGAAGTGTGCGGCTAG GTTATGCGAAAAAACGGACCTGGACAGCTTCAAAGAACTCGTCGAGCTGTCAACATCTCTGTATTACTTCATAACGTCTGATCCAGCTTATCAAGATTTG AAGTTTGCGCCGCCAGCTTTGTCAAGTGGTCTTCAGATGATGATGAACAAAAGCTCAGCCGCAGCTGTTGAACTTGTAGAGTCGATTACACGCTTTTTAAATGATCCGCGAGT gttttgtgtcgcatcttttctttctttactgcgttttttctcatttaacaTCTCTTCGGCGGTCACTATGCTTTTTTCACAACGACTTCATCTTCTCTCATCTCTTCCCACACCAACTTATAGTGCATGTTTAGCATTGTAA
- a CDS encoding hypothetical protein (NECATOR_CHRII.G4953.T1) produces the protein MNGTTLSSAIYYPNSPLSLWVPHQNRDIFGSERHEAQCSCVSACVRSGAVEKAVGIEVGQWRTAEMGGGQAIFYSWNGYRGPGTVCQASHTFDRTNQSSSAWQQYHTKMRGETFYCIDEYCTSMDLVTVKDDCQSETALSQPTTEDYEEIRELRSSKLDGKDLPQELCMYKRPIHSSEINGCVIVDTCAVVGDPELIETSATNKIFVMVPFPVLKELDKLHKHSRSPGLRKRAQFAMQCLRKWVSNPYVFMESSSESQEKVSGFVAAPNDNDDLILKCAYRIQTGLPETCPLVNRIYFVTNDSNLSLKATAHGVLNFTTQDYFTSLRRLGLLRTTCAEEEPMEVDPIPQSVSSKHLNVKSSGKSDTKRNQLYSEDLMSRPINLQIHKRSSRKKRKPKKHDDYLQSRGVEKKTRCEPSYAKNHDATAGSTNEGGEIRGNYVAESVSNITERKDSRRTYRDSSYLSVQSGFHRPTAPQRRYSTERSLSTTPRCFKSLSEPVANTQQFRTERFHMDREIPRSKYQDGQCRGYPKRYEHYESRSIRTPTERMGRLSIVNQPYQGVAVVRAQNSRKQTSAARDVSNSFISTPEYVLKKFLSIWNGLTEKFVDKIERGLSSEKVRADIRGLWKCAARLCEKTDLDSFKELVELSTSLYYFITSDPAYQDLKFAPPALSSGLQMMMNKSSAAAVELVESITRFLNDPRVLV, from the exons atgaacggaaccacgcTCAGCTCGGCAATTTACTATCCGAACTCACCGCTTTCGCTATGGGTTCCGcatcaaaatcgtgatataTTCGGGTCagagcgacatgaagcacaatgcagttgcgtgagcgcctgcgttcgaagcggtgcggtggagaaagcggttggaatcgaggttggACAATGGCGAAcagcagagatgggtggcg ggcaggcgatattctatagctggaatggttatcgcggcccaggcacggtctgccaggcatctcacaccttcgatag GACTAATCAATCATCGAGTGCCTGGCAACAGTATCATACTAAAATGCGTGGTGAAACATTCTACTGTATCGACGAGTACTG TACCAGCATGGATCTGGTAACCGTTAAAGATGACTGTCAATCGGAAACAGCTTTGTCGCAACCAACTACAGAAGATTACGAAGAGATTCGCGAGCTCCGTTCATCAAAACTTGATGGAAAGGACCTACCTCAG GAGCTGTGCATGTATAAAAGACCTATTCATTCATCCGAAATCAATGGCTGCGTCATAGTGGATACGTGTGCCGTTGTGGGAGATCCAGAACTTATCGAAACCAGTGCTACAA ataaaatttttgttatgGTTCCTTTCCCCGTGTTAAAAGAACTGGATAAACTGCACAAACACAGTAGGAGTCCTGGTCTAAGGAAG AGAGCTCAGTTTGCAATGCAATGCTTGAGGAAGTGGGTTTCGAATCCATACGTTTTTATGGAGTCTTCATCTGAG TCACAAGAGAAAGTCAGTGGTTTTGTGGCTGCACCCAATGATAACGACGATCTTATTTTGAAGTGCGCGTATCGTATCCAAACGGGAC TGCCGGAAACTTGCCCTCTGGTGAACCGAATTTATTTTGTCACCAATGACTCCAATCTTTCCTTGAAAGCGACCGCTCACGGTGTCTTAAACTTCACAACCCAA GACTACTTCACTTCACTCCGGAGGTTAGGGCTCCTCCGTACAACCTGTGCTGAAGAAGAGCCAATGGAGGTTGATCCGATACCCCAATCGGTATCGTCTAAACACCTTAA TGTTAAATCAAGTGGCAAAAGCGATACCAAGAGGAACCAACTTTATTCCGAAGATCTAATGAGCAGACCGATAAACCTCCAAATCCATAAGCGAAGTAGTCGTAAGAAACGAAAGCCGAAGAAACATGACGATTATCTTCAGAGCCGTggagtagaaaagaaaactcgcTGTGAACCATCATATGCCAAAAATCACGATGCTACTGCTGGTTCAACGAATGAGGGTGGTGAAATTCGTGGTAATTATGTGGCTGAATCTGTCTCCAATATCACAGAAAG GAAAGATAGTAGGAGAACTTATCGCGATTCTTCTTATCTCAGTGTGCAATCTGGCTTCCATCGACCGACAGCACCGCAACGACGTTACTCTACCGAAAGGTCCTTGAGTACTACACCGCGCTGTTTTAAGAGTTTGTCGGAACCTGTTGCAAACACGCAACAATTCCGTACCGAAAG ATTCCACATGGATCGAGAAATTCCACGATCTAAGTATCAAGATGGACAGTGTCGAGGATATCCGAAGCGATACGAACATTATGAAAGTAGGAGCATTCGTACGCCTACCGAGAGGATGGGAAGGTTGTCCATCGTGAACCAGCCATACCAAGGTGTTGCAGTTGTGAG AGCCCAGAACTCACGCAAACAGACTAGCGCTGCTCGAGACGTTTCGAACTCATTTATTTCAACTCCTGAGTATGtactaaagaaatttttgagcatCTGGAATGGGCTAACTGAGAAATTTGTTGACAA GATTGAACGAGGTCTTTCCTCGGAGAAGGTTCGAGCAGATATCAGAGGTTTGTGGAAGTGTGCGGCTAG GTTATGCGAAAAAACGGACCTGGACAGCTTCAAAGAACTCGTCGAGCTGTCAACATCTCTGTATTACTTCATAACGTCTGATCCAGCTTATCAAGATTTG AAGTTTGCGCCGCCAGCTTTGTCAAGTGGTCTTCAGATGATGATGAACAAAAGCTCAGCCGCAGCTGTTGAACTTGTAGAGTCGATTACACGCTTTTTAAATGATCCGCGAGTGTTAGTTTGA
- a CDS encoding hypothetical protein (NECATOR_CHRII.G4954.T2) produces the protein MTNGTRTCAACNSNITQETTECKAMGKIFHVNCFKCKKCGIKLASFSSYYRVDDYPLCESCYQDTMDKCNKCQKPITDTILRARCGTFHPKCFVCANCQKSLEDARYTTDLDGYPHCMPCFHERFGIRCVACKKCIVPEEGSNKRVRVFALNQNYHPSCFKCESCGINLCRTEKGGGCIPFDVQLYCKKCYFKCATFGGGITY, from the exons gtaCATGCGCAGCTTGCAACTCGAACATCACTCAAGAAACGACGGAATGTAAAGCAATGGGAAag ATATTTCACGTGAATTGCTTCAAATGCAAGAAATGCGGCATAAAACTCGCCAGTTTCTCCTCATACTATAGAGTTGACGACTATCCTTTATGCGAATCTTGCTATCAG GATACCATGGACAAATGTAATAAATGCCAGAAGCCAATTACGGATACCATACTTCGTGCTAGATGTGGAACGTTTCACCCCAAATGTTTTGTGTGCGCAAATTGTCAAAAGTCGCTCGAAGACGCACGTTACACCACAGATCTAGACGGTTATCCCCACTGTATGCCTTGTTTTCACGA ACGATTTGGTATACGATGCGTAGCCTGCAAGAAATGTATTGTTCCTGAAGAAGGGAGCAATAAACGAGTGAGGGTATTTGCATTGAACCAAAACTATCATCCGAGTTGCTTCAAGTGTGAGAGCTGTGGAATCAATCTATGCAGAACG GAGAAAGGAGGCGGTTGCATTCCGTTTGACGTGCAGCTTTACTGCAAAAAATGCTATTTCAAGTGTGCCACTTTTGGCGGTGGTATAACCTATTAA
- a CDS encoding hypothetical protein (NECATOR_CHRII.G4953.T4), with amino-acid sequence MPKITMLLLVQRMRVVKFVIPSIHQWDSRKDSRRTYRDSSYLSVQSGFHRPTAPQRRYSTERSLSTTPRCFKSLSEPVANTQQFRTERFHMDREIPRSKYQDGQCRGYPKRYEHYESRSIRTPTERMGRLSIVNQPYQGVAVVRAQNSRKQTSAARDVSNSFISTPEYVLKKFLSIWNGLTEKFVDKIERGLSSEKVRADIRGLWKCAARLCEKTDLDSFKELVELSTSLYYFITSDPAYQDLKFAPPALSSGLQMMMNKSSAAAVELVESITRFLNDPRVFCVASFLSLLRFFSFNISSAVTMLFSQRLHLLSSLPTPTYSACLAL; translated from the exons ATGCCAAAAATCACGATGCTACTGCTGGTTCAACGAATGAGGGTGGTGAAATTCGTG ATACCTTCGATACACCAATGGGATTCCAGGAAAGATAGTAGGAGAACTTATCGCGATTCTTCTTATCTCAGTGTGCAATCTGGCTTCCATCGACCGACAGCACCGCAACGACGTTACTCTACCGAAAGGTCCTTGAGTACTACACCGCGCTGTTTTAAGAGTTTGTCGGAACCTGTTGCAAACACGCAACAATTCCGTACCGAAAG ATTCCACATGGATCGAGAAATTCCACGATCTAAGTATCAAGATGGACAGTGTCGAGGATATCCGAAGCGATACGAACATTATGAAAGTAGGAGCATTCGTACGCCTACCGAGAGGATGGGAAGGTTGTCCATCGTGAACCAGCCATACCAAGGTGTTGCAGTTGTGAG AGCCCAGAACTCACGCAAACAGACTAGCGCTGCTCGAGACGTTTCGAACTCATTTATTTCAACTCCTGAGTATGtactaaagaaatttttgagcatCTGGAATGGGCTAACTGAGAAATTTGTTGACAA GATTGAACGAGGTCTTTCCTCGGAGAAGGTTCGAGCAGATATCAGAGGTTTGTGGAAGTGTGCGGCTAG GTTATGCGAAAAAACGGACCTGGACAGCTTCAAAGAACTCGTCGAGCTGTCAACATCTCTGTATTACTTCATAACGTCTGATCCAGCTTATCAAGATTTG AAGTTTGCGCCGCCAGCTTTGTCAAGTGGTCTTCAGATGATGATGAACAAAAGCTCAGCCGCAGCTGTTGAACTTGTAGAGTCGATTACACGCTTTTTAAATGATCCGCGAGT gttttgtgtcgcatcttttctttctttactgcgttttttctcatttaacaTCTCTTCGGCGGTCACTATGCTTTTTTCACAACGACTTCATCTTCTCTCATCTCTTCCCACACCAACTTATAGTGCATGTTTAGCATTGTAA